The Trichocoleus sp. sequence AAATAGGTGCAGTAATTGTCTGCCCTTTGGTGCGGAGGCGTGCCTGGGCGATCTGGCCCTCTAAGTTTGTCAAATCTTCTCGCCGCTGATTCAGCTGAGTGAGAATTTCACTGCGCCGCTCAGAACCTAATCGGGCAAGTGCTTGTTGTGCACCAGCATAGGCTTGTTGTGCCTGGACGATCGCTTGCTGCTGTCCAGCAATTTCTTTTTGCAGTGAACCAACTCTATCCTGAGCTTCTGTCAACTGATCTTTCGCTTGCAGATAGTCAAAGCGAGGGATTGCGCCATCAATCAAATTCCGGAGGCTTTCTTCCTTGTATTTGGCATTAGCCAGCGTTGTTCGAGCATTCACCAAGTTCTCTTGCAGCTTAGCAAGTTGAGTTCGGGCTTCTTCGATCGCAGATGCTTGCCTTTGAACATCGCTGCCAGCTGCCGCCTGACGATTATCAAACTCTCGTAGCCGAGCAGCTAAAAGCTGATTTTGGGGTGCACTTCCGGTATTGGTGCGTCCTTCGCTTTCCGCTTGCAGACGACTAACATCCTGACGAATCAAGTCTGCTGACTTTTGCAGCCGATCGACTTCAGACTGAGAAAGCTTCGGGTCTTGCTCGATCAAAACATCCCCTTTGTTAACTTTGTCGCCTTCCTTAACCCGGATCTTGTCAATTACACCACCTTCTAAGGCTCGTACAGGTCGTACTTGAGCCGCCGGGATCAGTTCTCCCTGGGTGACAGCGACTTCATCAACCTTACTCAGATGCGCCCAAGCTAGGCTCCCCAACACGATCGCAGTTAAGCTTGCGGCTAATAATCGCGTGTAGAGTGGCGGTAGTTCTCGGACTGCCTTTCCTAGTTCATAAGAAAGATAGTCTTCAGGATTAACAAACTGCTGCCGAGTTTGGCGAACTTGGGCGGAAGAGTGGGGTTGAGGCGCGTCAATCATTACGTCTGACCGGGGGGTAATCAGGAGGGTTTGCAGATGTTCTAGGGCTAGTCTGCCCAGATTCTTCAAGAAGCACTTCAATTCTAGCCTCGCTAGTTCTGAACCTTCTTGTACAGAGGAGGACGCTTATTCGTCCAAAAAAGTTCTTCTGCAAGGCTTACTTCCAGGTTTAAAGCGTTCCTGCACCATGAGCAAGCGGGAATAGTTCATGGAGGGATGTGTCAGGTTTTTGTTTTAATTGCTCAGCAATATCACGCTTTACAGATTAAAAAATCCATATTTATTGTTGAGAAGCAACTAAATGATTTCTATCAAAACTACTCAAACCTATCTAAAGAATGATTTATTTTGATTCAGTGTGTTCTAATCAAAAACCTTAATATTTAATTAAGTTGAAATTAAGAAGGGTTGAAAAAAGCTACAGAGTATTCTATGAACTCGCGGAAGTAGAACAGGCTGTTCTAGGCTGTGAAAAGGTAGATCAACAAATTGTCAGTAACTGATGACTTTTGCAACTTTAATTAATATAATGATAGAGTGGATAGCGCAAAAATAGAAAAGATTCAGTATACCTGACTACAAGGTGAGGCATTAACTAAAACTGCCTCTGTATCTATAGAAGTAGTGCCCTGTCTGTAGTACAAGCTCCACGGCTTTGGTTATATCAGCTCTTATCCCAATGTTGTTGAAATCTGAATAAAGAGAGTGAATCATGGTTCAATCTATTCACTATTCCATGAATCTACTTCAAGATGAAGCTCGTCAATTGGTTGAGAAAGGTGTTGTTAGTCGGCAGCAGCCCATCTACGTTCTCTGTCAATATATTCCGGCACGAGAGTGGGCATTTGTCGAATGTGTTTTAGAAAAGAATGACTATCTCTTACGCGATCGAATTGGCGATTTGCTAGGGCGTGAAGACTGGAAAAATGACTAGCTCTAAAGTTAGCTTTTAGTCTTCTTTAATGTTTAATACATCATGCATCTTTGATGAATTCATCTACTCTGAGTTCGCTTGGTTCGTAAGATGAGGAAGACAAGCAATAACTCCTTAGAAAACGTTGGTAGCGTTTGCTGTAACTGAAGCAAAAATTAAAAAACAAAAAGTAATATGAAAAGGCTACGGGTATTTCGCTCGTAGCTTCTTCATTTATTGCCCACTGCTAGTAAGAATGATACTTTTTCTAAAGTACAAAACCTTGAGCGATTCAGTTTCTCAAAACTGCCTGAGTATATCTAGCTCAATTGCTCTAAATATTGGTTAAGGTCTTCGCTTAAACGAGTTAACTCTACTTCTGTATTGAGACGAATTCGATCGTCCCTCAAAGTAAGTAAGACTTTGGCAGCAAAAGGACTTGGCCAGATATTTGGATTACAAAAGACTTCTAAGAACACCTCTCCTGTGTGGCGATATTCTAAAGGCGTTTGCGGCTGAGGTTTGGTACCTGCGCCCTTCATCGATACTGCCTTGAGTTTTTCCATTAACCCAGCGATCGCTCCTTGTAATTCTCTGGCAGCATCGGCGCTAAAACTAAAGGAAACAGATCCGTCAGCGAGGTTTAATTTGAGTAGTGAAGAAGACATAAAACGCTATATTGTTTGCTCATCCTGCTCTAATACTAACCATAGGAAGGGACTTAAGAAACAGCCTAGTTTTTTTACTAACATCTGTCTTCTACTAACAAATCTTTTTTTCTGTTGCACCTGCCTCAGCCACTCTATAGACTCTATAAACTAAAAGAAAAAATAGCTAGAACGGGGTGCCTGCGTTCGACGCTGAGGAACAACTTGTGGTGACTGATAATCGATCGACCGTTCGCAAAGTTCTCATTATTACTCTGTTCCTTAACCTTTTTGTGATGGGGTTAAAGGCGACTGTAGGGTGGTGGACAGGTTCTTTGAGCCTGTTGGCAGACGCTATGCACAGTTTTACAGATAGTGCAAATAACATTCTTGGCTTAGTGACAAGTCAGATGTCTTCCCCTGAACCCGATCATGATCACCCTTATGGGCATCAGAAATATGAAGCGATCGGGGCATTAGGAATTGCTGCTTTCTTAGGCATTGCCTGCTTCACAATTCTAGAAGGAGCGATCGAGCGATTGCTCAAGGGCGGAAACCTGATTCAGATCTCTGCGTCCGAGCTATGGCTGCTCTTGCTTGTATTAGGTGTCAATATCTTTGTTGCTTTCTATGAACGCAGGGTTGGCTTACGAGTCGGTAGCCCGATTTTGATTGCTGATGCTCAGCATACGATGAGTGATATTTGGGTCACGATCACCGTTTTGGTAGGGTTGATTGGCATCTGGATTTGGAACTTTCAGTGGCTTGATGTGCTGCTGGCTTTCCCTGTTGCAGTGCTGGTTGTTTGGAGTGCCTGGCAGGTTCTACGGGATAACTTACCCTGGTTGGTGGATGAGATTGCTATTGCACCTGAAGCAATTCATGGCGTGGTGATGGAGGTTCCGGGAGTCTTAAATTGTCACAGCATTGCCTCTAGAGGTCTATTGGGACGGCAGGTCTTTATTGAAATGCATTTGATTGTAGATGCGACGGATGTAGAAACAGCGCATCGTATTACTGAGGCAGTCGAAGCACATTTAGAAGAACGCTATCGTCCAGTGCGTGTCAGCATTCATATCGAACCGCCCTCGTATCAAGAAGATCAGATTAGCTATGATGCCAGTTCAAAATAGACATTACTTTCCTGAAACTGACCAGCCTAACCGAGTCGGCTGCTGATAAATCTGCTTTAGGGTGTTGATGTCCCGTTCGGAAATGGCAGGTGGGTTTCGGATCTGTGAGAAGTACATCACATCCGTTGGGGATGGACTATGCCCCCAAATGCCTAAAGCATGACCTAACTCATGCCGAGCCGACGCCAAAATGTAAGCTTTGGTTTGCCCAGAACGAAGCCGAACTGTGAAGCGGTGAGACAAAATAGCTGGAACAGTCGATCGATCGACAAAAAGTTCATATCGGGTTTCAGCAGCCTGAGCACGGAGCCCCTGGTTATTCCCTACTGTAGTTTGCGAATTGCTCTGCCGAAGCGGTGGCGTACTGCGCCAAATGGAAATGTCTGCCTGTTCCTGAGAATTGACTCGTTCAAGCGGCAAATAAACTTGCCATTCCTGAACTGCTTGAGCCACTGCATCAACCCAATCTTGACTGCGATCGACTGTGGGCATCTGGGACGGAGGCTCTACAAAAACCCTGATTGGGAAGCGTGACCAGATCAGAAAACCAACAGGGGTTGATTGGATAGCAGCAAAATAATTTCCCTGACGATTGTCTTGCCACTGTTTGAGTTGGGACGGCAGTGGATGAATTTGAAGGGCAGGCAACTGTTCCTGAAACTGCCTATCCGCTGGTTGGGCGATCGATCGAACTGGAAGGGTCTGTAGAAAAACGACTGAAACAGCAGTTATGGCGATCGTTGTGATACTAAAAAACAGGCGCAGCGTCGAGGAATTGCTCCAAACCCGACACCACACCCGTTGCATCATTAGATTAATCAGATTAATTGTGACTTATCCTGAAAAACTAAGAATTTGCTGAGGTCAAGAATTGCTACTGGGGTAGCCAGCCAGCACTCAAGACGACCGTTAAGCCCATAAAGAGAGCAGTCAGAGTCCAGGTGACTCGGTTTAAGGTAACTTCCGCACTCTTGGTGCTGGTAAACAGTTGTGCCTGACCGCCCAAACCACCTAAACCATCCCCTTTAGGGCTATGCAGCAGCACCAACACAATCAACCCAACCGCAGAGATCGCCCACAAAACTTGAAAGATTGTCGTAATCATGACTCAGGAGGTTTATTAACGTCAGGTCAAACAGAGCAGACTATACTCCATTCTACAGAGAGAGGTGGATTGGTGTTCGGTTTGCCCGTACATCAAGCTCAGCAGGTTGAATCATCGATTGCCCTGTCATCTCGGCGGGTTGAGGCAGTCCCAGAATTTGCAGAATTGTTGGGGCAATGTCAGCAAGTGTCCCATCCGATCGCAGCGCTACATCAGTCCCATAGTTGGGGATCTTGCGTCTCTCGCCTTCGATCAGAATAAACGGTACTGGATTTGTAGTGTGAGCTGTCCATGGGTTGCCCTGTTCATCCCACATTTGCTCTGCATTGCCATGGTCCGCAATGATAATCGCCGTACCGCCCATTTTGCTGATGCTTTCTAGAAGCCGTCCCAGGCAATGATCAACCGTTTCAACGGCTGTGACCGTTGCTTCCAAATTGCCCGTATGCCCAACCATATCTGGGTTTGCATAGTTGATGACAACCAGGGAATAGATACCCTGTTGAATTGCCTCAACGACCCCATCTGTGACTTCCACCGCAGACATTTTAGGAGCGCGATCGTAAGTTGCCACCATAGGGCTAGGAACCAGCGTTCGATATTCGCCTGCAAAGGGTTCCTCTATGCCGCCATTGAAGAAATAAGTGACATGGGCATACTTCTCCGTTTCAGCAGTTCGGAGCTGCTTGAGTCCATGCTGCGCAATCACCTGTCCCAGAATATTATTCAAGTTCTGAGGCTCAAAGGCGACCAGCACTGGAAAAGCCGGGTCGTACTGAGTGAAGGTGACAAAGGCGAGGGGAGTAATCAGCTGCCGCTCAAATCCTTGAAACTTTGGATCGACAAATACTTGAGTCAACTGCCGAGCGCGATCGGGGCGGAAATTGAAGAAAATAATTCCATCCCCAGGCTCAATTGCACCGGGAGCAATCCGGGTTGGAATCACAAATTCGTCTGTAACGCCTGCCTCATAGGAAGCCTGAAGTACTTCAAACGCCGATCGCCCATCCCCCTCGCCGTCTTGGGTCATCACGTTATAGGCTTTCTGAGTCCGGTCCCAGCGCCGATCGCGATCCATCGTGTAATAACGTCCACTCAGCGTCACAATTTGCCCAACGCCGATTGATTGAATATGGTTCTCAACTTTCTGAACTGCTGCCAGTCCGTCAGTTGGTTTTGTGTCCCGTCCGTCCGTCACAAAATGAACGCAGACATCCTTCAAGCTCTGCTCTTTTGCAAGATCAAGTAGGCCTAACAAATGGCTCAAATGGGAGTGAACGCCGCCTTCTGAGCAAAGACCAATCAAATGAAGCTTACTGTTGCGCTGCCGCACCTCATGGCAGACCTGTAAC is a genomic window containing:
- a CDS encoding HlyD family type I secretion periplasmic adaptor subunit, whose translation is MIDAPQPHSSAQVRQTRQQFVNPEDYLSYELGKAVRELPPLYTRLLAASLTAIVLGSLAWAHLSKVDEVAVTQGELIPAAQVRPVRALEGGVIDKIRVKEGDKVNKGDVLIEQDPKLSQSEVDRLQKSADLIRQDVSRLQAESEGRTNTGSAPQNQLLAARLREFDNRQAAAGSDVQRQASAIEEARTQLAKLQENLVNARTTLANAKYKEESLRNLIDGAIPRFDYLQAKDQLTEAQDRVGSLQKEIAGQQQAIVQAQQAYAGAQQALARLGSERRSEILTQLNQRREDLTNLEGQIAQARLRTKGQTITAPISGTIYNVQTTLAERSVEPGEELLSILPSGQNLVLQVKVLNRDIGFITTGMRTKIKLATFPFQEFGTIEGEVLQISPNATMDKDLGLVYSAKVKLSRSLVRVHGKDVPLSPGMAATAEIVTRQRTILTFLLEPITRRFDEAFSTR
- a CDS encoding DUF4327 family protein, with product MVQSIHYSMNLLQDEARQLVEKGVVSRQQPIYVLCQYIPAREWAFVECVLEKNDYLLRDRIGDLLGREDWKND
- a CDS encoding cation diffusion facilitator family transporter, translated to MVTDNRSTVRKVLIITLFLNLFVMGLKATVGWWTGSLSLLADAMHSFTDSANNILGLVTSQMSSPEPDHDHPYGHQKYEAIGALGIAAFLGIACFTILEGAIERLLKGGNLIQISASELWLLLLVLGVNIFVAFYERRVGLRVGSPILIADAQHTMSDIWVTITVLVGLIGIWIWNFQWLDVLLAFPVAVLVVWSAWQVLRDNLPWLVDEIAIAPEAIHGVVMEVPGVLNCHSIASRGLLGRQVFIEMHLIVDATDVETAHRITEAVEAHLEERYRPVRVSIHIEPPSYQEDQISYDASSK
- a CDS encoding matrixin family metalloprotease — its product is MMQRVWCRVWSNSSTLRLFFSITTIAITAVSVVFLQTLPVRSIAQPADRQFQEQLPALQIHPLPSQLKQWQDNRQGNYFAAIQSTPVGFLIWSRFPIRVFVEPPSQMPTVDRSQDWVDAVAQAVQEWQVYLPLERVNSQEQADISIWRSTPPLRQSNSQTTVGNNQGLRAQAAETRYELFVDRSTVPAILSHRFTVRLRSGQTKAYILASARHELGHALGIWGHSPSPTDVMYFSQIRNPPAISERDINTLKQIYQQPTRLGWSVSGK
- the secG gene encoding preprotein translocase subunit SecG; translation: MITTIFQVLWAISAVGLIVLVLLHSPKGDGLGGLGGQAQLFTSTKSAEVTLNRVTWTLTALFMGLTVVLSAGWLPQ
- the gpmI gene encoding 2,3-bisphosphoglycerate-independent phosphoglycerate mutase, which encodes MAQVPISPVVLVILDGWGYREEADGNAIAVAKTPIMDSLWAAYPRTLIRTSGKSVGLPDGQMGNSEVGHLNIGAGRIVPQELVRITDAVEDGTLLSNSALLQVCHEVRQRNSKLHLIGLCSEGGVHSHLSHLLGLLDLAKEQSLKDVCVHFVTDGRDTKPTDGLAAVQKVENHIQSIGVGQIVTLSGRYYTMDRDRRWDRTQKAYNVMTQDGEGDGRSAFEVLQASYEAGVTDEFVIPTRIAPGAIEPGDGIIFFNFRPDRARQLTQVFVDPKFQGFERQLITPLAFVTFTQYDPAFPVLVAFEPQNLNNILGQVIAQHGLKQLRTAETEKYAHVTYFFNGGIEEPFAGEYRTLVPSPMVATYDRAPKMSAVEVTDGVVEAIQQGIYSLVVINYANPDMVGHTGNLEATVTAVETVDHCLGRLLESISKMGGTAIIIADHGNAEQMWDEQGNPWTAHTTNPVPFILIEGERRKIPNYGTDVALRSDGTLADIAPTILQILGLPQPAEMTGQSMIQPAELDVRANRTPIHLSL